One Dermatophagoides farinae isolate YC_2012a chromosome 6, ASM2471394v1, whole genome shotgun sequence genomic window carries:
- the LOC142597572 gene encoding LOW QUALITY PROTEIN: uncharacterized protein LOC142597572 (The sequence of the model RefSeq protein was modified relative to this genomic sequence to represent the inferred CDS: deleted 1 base in 1 codon), whose product MYHQNPNYIRKYGGGGGPKHPQQQQQQMNQEMAVGGGGGGMGGVVGGNVNRNYPYQKQMPYNPYYNPQQQQQQPTPPTQSVGKQIPPPSPQTPVVSPGQEMGANTDSSITVIQQQIDFINLRIDRLEQIVYQQQIMIMLQQQQQQNPAIRISDKSQPSNPSNKSQPINTSSPSQETLPQHPQQHKQEETQQQQQQQQQQQQKQEETQQQQQQQAHPKQTTEKKENQAKLNQSLNHLCELFEKFFDQQLENPTESTQRKLVALPLVMPPGNENTNQNIIRQQQQQQQQQQQQQQQQRIVAGNQNENINDNTDDENLDVKKLIKRNNSKDDRHRHKNDKSSSRLRLTAGNEQQQQQQQHHLHQRRESLTKNVIEKVKRIPSDAPTALIAPTDYEHIYSIKNTNARYYEDEQHKLAHANKHIKK is encoded by the exons atgtacCATCAAAATCCAAATTATATTCGTaaatatggtggtggtggtggtccaaaacatccacaacaacaacaacagcagatGAACCAAGAAATGgctgttggtggtggtggtggtggtatggGGGGTGTTGTTGGTGGAAATGTGAATCGTAATTATCCATATCAAAAACAGATGCCATATAATCCTTATTAtaatccacaacaacaacaacaacaaccaacaccaccaacacAATCGGTAGGAAAACAAattccaccaccatcaccacaaaCACCAGTAGTATCACCAGGACAGGAAATGGGTGCAAACACTGATTCATCGATTACCGTCATACAACAgcaaattgatttcatcaatttacgTATTGATCGTCTAGAACAGATTGTATATCAGCAACagataatgattatgttgcaacaacaacaacaacaaaatccagCAATCAGAATTTCCG ATAAAAGTCAACCAAGTAATCCTAGTAATAAAAGTCAACCAATTAATACAAGTTCACCAAGTCAAGAAACATTACCTCAACACCCGCAACAACATAAACAAGAagaaacacaacaacaacaacaacaacagcaacaacaacaacagaaacaagaagaaacacaacaacaacaacaacagcaggcacatccaaaacaaacaacagaaaaaaaagaaaatcaagccaaattgaatcaatcattaaatcATTTATGTGAATTATTTGAGAAATTTTTCGATCAACAATTGGAAAATCCAACAGAATCAACACAAAGAAAATTAGTTGCATTGCCGTTAGTAATGCCAcctggaaatgaaaatacaaaccaaaatattattcgccaacaacaacaacaacaacaacaacaacaacaacagcaacagcaacaacgaaTAGTGGCCggtaatcaaaatgaaaatattaatgataatacagatgatgaaaatttggatgtaaaaaaattaatcaaacgCAACAATAGTAAAGATGATAGACATAGACATAAGAATGATAAAAGTTCTAGCCGATTACGTTTAACAGCAggaaatgaacaacaacaacaacaacaacaacaccatctCCATCAACGACGAGAATcattaacaaaaaatgtgattGAAAAAGTAAAACGAATACCATCGGATGCACCAACAGCATTGATTGCTCCTACCGATTATGAacatatttattcaattaaaaatacAAATGCACGTTATTATGAAGATGAACAACATAAATTAGCACATGCTAATAAGCatattaaaaaatga
- the LOC124493686 gene encoding uncharacterized protein LOC124493686, producing MNLFDNCPSIIMGYNRQRNFISFIIIIILIIFSCFSISFINGQDTSEDESNHSSPSSSSSSESVSSEDRSSYGERLAESSYTFTSTFAREPKEETNIYSSGINAILNSDGFLNQMDKFSGSDTKYRPQGPVEMAVHSKKTVEVIPVKFEDGNDGEPQVIEISPYEVPVSIVFKTQTNKLNVNQEHKSEPAEEPKEINSEEEPHRVIHNVYRPVIQEVTEVVQPFRKVLQKVEPVIEEMKTIISKAAPQDGSIVQQQQQQQHHQQQLQQQQQQRQQFRTQGPFGFGDNAKIHRFTEYQPMAYGSEIVGKVEPAPSPLLPSRILNHENKSILHRFGSESNNDLQNLAESNSSSSPSLSSGTNNSVLEPTEFNDKEANLHYNDIIKQYIDNLLSKKQQQQQQQQQQQQQQQQKSTKSSSSLPINANRIKMMNIPMKSMMPMKLSNDVDNNHNNKENNQNNDDDNNNNNNNGKKFKIIKEFRISLNDIKKQLGNNNNNNNKMSASSAAVKTSANPMMMMRPFGSFSVSGQIVGPPTTINNRLATDVAGKMRIMRPNTSFLQQQPSTQSARFIKTDGTIGKLKEFKRRSRSAYGGINNVAGPLRTYHYMNFKRFGDIAPTSISDYRLNHNHNHHHHNSNNNNHQHHLHHYHNHDQQIRRRSMMMNEPLVSSSSTPLSSPSSSEEHINLYSQNNFRFARRYRN from the exons atgaatctatTCGACAATTGTCCATCTATAATAATGGGTTATAATCGACAacgaaatttcatttcatttatcatcatcattattttaatcatcttttcttgtttttccatttcattcatcaatggtCAAGATACATCTGAagatgaatcaaatcattcttcgccatcatcatcatcatcatcagaatcagtTAGTTCAGAAGATCGTTCAAGCTATGGTGAACGTTTAGCTGAAAGTTCATATACATTTACATCGACATTTGCAAGAGAACcaaaagaagaaacaaacatttattcatctgGTATAAATGCCATATTAAATAGTGATGGTTTCCTGAATCAAATGGATAAATTTAGTGGCAGTGATACAAAATATAGGCCACAAGGACCAGTAGAAATGGCTGTACATAGTAAAAAAACTGTCGAAGTAATACCGGTAAAATTTGAAgatggtaatgatggtgaACCACAAGTGATTGAAATATCACCATACGAAGTGCCCGTATCGATTGTAttcaaaacacaaacaaataaattgaatgtcAATCAAGAACATAAATCAG AACCGGCTGAAGAACCGAAAGAAATTAATTCTGAAGAAGAACCACATCGTGTCATACATAATGTATATCGTCCGGTAATACAAGAAGTAACGGAAGTTGTACAACCATTTCGTAAAGTTTTACAAAAAGTTGAACCAGTTATTGAAGAAATGAAGACAATTATTTCGAAAGCTGCACCACAAGATGGTTCGATTgtacaacagcaacaacagcaacaacatcaccagcagcagctgcaacagcagcaacaacaacgacaacagttTCGTACACAAGGTCCATTTGGATTTGGTGACAATGCAAAAATACATAGATTTACAG AATATCAACCGATGGCATATGGATCAGAAATAGTGGGTAAAGTTGAACCAGCACCATCACCACTATTACCATCAAGAATATTGaatcatgaaaataaatccatTTTACATCGATTTGGATCCGAAAGCAATAAtg ATTTACAAAATTTGGCCGaatccaattcatcatcatcaccatcattatcatcaggaACTAATAATTCAGTGTTGGAACCAAccgaattcaatgataaagaaGCTAATTTacattataatgatattaTTAAACAATATATTGACAAtcttttatcaaaaaaacaacaacaacaacagcaacaacaacaacaacagcaacaacaacaacaaaagtcaacaaaatcatcatcatcattaccaatcAATgcaaatagaataaaaatgatgaatattccaATGAAAAGTATGATGCcaatgaaattatcaaatgatgttgataataatcataataacaaagaaaataatcagaataatgatgatgataataataataataataataatggaaaaaagtttaaaattatcaaagaATTCCGTATctcattgaatgatattaaaaaacaattgggtaacaacaacaacaacaacaacaaaatgtcaGCTTCTTCAGCAGCAGTAAAAACATCAGCCAAtcctatgatgatgatgagaccatttggatcattttcGGTTAGTGGCCAAATTGTTGGTCCACCAACAACCATCAATAATCGACTGGCAACAGATGTAGCTGgaaaaatgagaataatgCGTCCAAATACTTCatttttacaacaacaaccatcaacACAATCAGCACGTTTTATTAAAACTGATGGTACTATtggaaaattgaaagaatttaaaCGCCGATCACGTTCAGCTTATGGCGGTATCAATAATGTTGCTGGTCCATTGAGAACATATCAttatatgaattttaaaagATTTGGTGATATAGCACCAACTTCAATTAGTGATTATCGTcttaatcataatcataatcatcatcatcataatagtaataataataatcatcaacatcatctacatcattaccataatcatgatcaacaaatTCGTCGACgtagtatgatgatgaatgagccattagtttcatcatcatccacgccattatcatcaccatcatcatcagaggAACATATTAATCTTTATAGCCAAAATAATTTCCGTTTTGCACGTCGTTATCGTAATTAA